TATCGCCGCGTTCTCGTCGTTCCTCGTCGTCGGCCTCGTCTCGCTGTACGATCCGGGCGCAGTCGACGGCTACCAGACCGAGGTCGCGGTGACCGGCGACGGCGCCGACGACCTCATTGAGGTTGCGGCCCGACAGGAGGGGCTCTCCGCCGACCAGTACGACGCCGCGAGCGCACAGCGGGCGTTCGACCGCGGTGAGGTTGCCGCAGTCTTGCGAACGTCGCGGACGGATGAAGGCCAACTGTTCGTCCACGTCACCGCCCCCGAGGAGGGGCTCGAGACGACGCTGCTGGTCGTCCAGTTGCGCGACGCCTTGGAGGACCTCGAGCGCGTCGAGCGGCTGGCGAACGCGGATGCAGGTCGGCTGTCCGAGACGCCGCTTTCCGTCCCGTCGGCGATTCAGGCGAGCCCGTACGTCGGCTTCACCTACACCGTCTTGCTGCCGCTGCTTTGCTTCCTGCCGGTGTTCATCAGCGGCTCGATCGTCGTCGACTCGCTGATCGAGGAGCGCGATCGGGGGACGCTGACGCTGCTTCGGGTTGCGCCGCTCTCGCTGACCGAGATCGTCGACGCGAAAGTCGCCGCGACGGCGGCGCTGGCGCCGTTGCAGGCCGTCGCCTGGATGGTTCTGCTCGCGGTCAACGGGACGACGATCGCGACCCCCACGGCACTGGTCGCGATGGTCGCAGGGCTGTCGTTACTCGTCGTCGGCGTCGGCGCGATCGTCGCGCTGTCCGCACCGGATCGGCGGCAGGCACAGTTACTCTACTCGATCAGTATCGTCGGTGCCCTCGTGGTTGCGAGTCTGTTGCCCGAACATCCGGCCAACACCGTCGCGAAGTTCGCTATGGGCAGTGCGACGGGCACGAGTTGGGCGCTCCTCGCGGGCTACTGTCTCGCGGGAATCGCCGCGGTCGTCGTGCTCCGGCGAACTGTCGGCGCGCTCGATACTGACTCGCTGTAACGGGCGCAACAGACCTTTATTCGACTCTCGAGACCGTCGATGGCTGATGGCGATCGCTACCGATCGCTGTGCGCCGCTCAGTCGTCGACCACCAACAGTTCGTTGTTCGGTTCGGCGTCCTCCCAATTGGAATCGGCCGGCGGCTGAACCGTAAACTCGATCGTTCCCGTGGATTGGTCCGGGGCGAGCGACAGGTCGCCCTCGCTGTCGAAATCGAATTCGACCTCGTTGTTATCACCCGTGTCGTCGGATAACGCCCCGTCCATCCGTGCCGTTCCGGCCTGCGCGACGACGACGGCGTCGGTCACCTCGTTGCCGTCCTCGTCGACGACGTAGATGCTCACGTCGTCGTCATCCTCCTTAATCGTCGCGTCGTCGAACCGAACGTCGACTTCGGTGTCCGTCTGGAAGCCGTCGATACCGCCGAGAATCTGGAGCATGATTCCGAGCGAGACGACGCCGATGATGAGTGCGATCACGAGTCTAATCGGCAGCCCCTCGATCGCACGATCGTCGTCGGCGAACGAGCGCCTCGAGCCGACGGAGATCGATACGGTCGGTGACGGTGACTCTCGTCCTGAAGCCATACCGCCGTTGGTCGCCCCTTCGTACGTAAACCCCGGGACGCGGGTTCAAGTAGGAAGGCGCGGGAACCGTCGCCATGAGTTTCGTCATCGGACGGGGAAGCGACGCCGAGACGGTACAGGCGGGCCGGGTCGGCACGTACCGCGCGCTCGACGGCAGCGACGGGGCCGATCTGTACGTCGATCTCGACGATCCGCACGCGATGTTGGTCGTCGGCAAGCGCGGCTACGGGAAGTCCTACACCCTCGGCGTCGTCGCGGAAGAACTCGCTCGAGCGGCCGGTGTCGCGCCGGTGATCGTCGATCCGATGGGCGTCTTCGCGACGCTCGCCGACGGGTCGACGGGCGAGTCGGTCCCCGTCGAAGTCGTCGCCGAACCGACCGTTGCGGCCGACGCGCTCGATCCTCGGTCGTGGTGTGCACTGCTCGGCCTCTCGCCGGAAAGCGGCTCGGGGAGTCTCGTCTGGCAAGCCGCTCAGGAATCGGCGACGCTCGAGGGGATGCGCGAGCACGTCGCGGCGACGGACGCGCCGGGGGCCGACAAGCGGGCGGCGAGCAACCACATTTCCCTCGCTGAGTCGTGGGATGCGTTCGACCCCGACGGGCTGGATGCGGCCGACCTCGCCGGGTCGGCGGTCACCGTCGTAGACGTCTCCGGGCTCGAGGCAGCACCGATGAACGCGGTGTGTCGCGCCATTGCGGAGGCGCTGTACCGCGCACGGATTACGGGGACGATCGACCGGCTGCCGTGGCTCCTGCTCGACGAGGCGCACGCGTTCTTCGGCGGGGTCGCAGCGGACGCACTGCATACGGTACTCACGCGCGGGCGCGCTCCGGGCGTCAGCCTCGTCCTCGCGACCCAGCGGCCGAGTTCGCTCTCGGAGACGGCCGTTTCCCAGTCCGACGTGCTGATCGCCCACCGACTGACGGCCGAAGCCGATCTGGAAGCGCTCGAGGCCGCGCAACCGACGTACGTCCACGAATCGCTCGCCGACCGGCTCCCGACCGAACCGGGGAGCGTCGTCGTGATCGACGACGCGACGGAGACGATCCACGCGGCCCGGATTCGCCGGCGGGACACGCCCCACGGGGGTGGCAGTCCGAGCGCACGCGAGGTCGCCGATCAGCCGTAATCGGTCTCGCAGCGAGCCGACTCCGGGTCCGAGTTTAAATCCGATCGCGCGGCAACCCTCGCCATGACCGATCTCGATCGACTCGAGCAGCGGCTGTCGGCCGTCGAGCGCGTCGTCGTCGACGGCGACGCAACGTTGGACGAACTCGCGGAGGTAGCGTCACTCGCGGAGACCGTCGCCGACCTCGAGACGCGCGTCGAAGAGCACGAGCGTCGGCTCGCCGACCTCGAGGCGGCGGTCCGATCGCTCGAGGGGTACGTCGGCAACGTCGAGTCGATCAACGACGACGTCGAGCGCCAGGCCGCGTCGGCGGTCGCGACGGTCGATCGACTCGAGCGGCGGGTCGACCGGCTCGAGGTCGAACTCGACGACGTCCGGGGTGGCGTTCTTCGAGACCCGACCGAACGGGAGACGGAGCGTACGCGTTCCGATGCGGACGACGGGGCCAGTGGGGGTAGTACTGGGGCCTGGTTCGAGTTCGACGACGAGTCGATCGCTGCGACTGGCACAGCGGCTGAAACGGCTGATAGTGCGTCGCTCGCGGACGCTACCGAGACCGGCAGTGGCAACAGGACCGATACCGAGACCGCACAGACGCCGGAGGAAACGGTGACCGACATCGTCGCGGGAGCGGACGAGCCGCGGTCGCTCGAGGACGCCCCCTCGAGAAGCGATCGAACGGCGCAGGTCGGTGACGAGACCGACAGCGACGGGGCCGAGTCCGGCCTACTCGGTTCGCTTCGCGCTCGCTTTTCATGATTCGATACGTTGTCGCAGTCCTTCTGACGCTCGCACTCTTGGGACTGGCCGGACTCGCAATCGACGACGCGGCCGGCGAGACGACCGAACGCGAACTCCGCACCGAACTCGCGGCCGTCGAAGCGGCGGCGGTCGAACTCGAGGCGACCGAGGAACTCTCCCCGGCTGGCCATCCGAATCCGCAGCGGGTGGTCGAGTTTTCGGTTCCGACGCGTTCGCTGACCCGAGCGGGCGTCGACCACCTCGAGATCGAACCGGTCGCCGACGACGCCAGCGTCGCGCGGTACGTACTGACCGACGGGACGCGCGGGCGAATGCTCCTCGAGAGCCGTCTCGTCTACCGCGATCCGACGGCCGCTCGGACGACCGAAATCGGGTGGAGGGGCACGAACGATGTCCGACTCGTGCTCCAACCGGATGCCGACGGGCAGCCGGTCGTCGTTGTGACGCTTTCCGACTCGCGATGATGTACGCTGACCGATCTCGGAGATGGCCACCTCGTGCGACGGGACCCCCGCGATGTTCGGGTTTAAATCGGAACGCGAGCCAGCTAGCCTATGCCATCGAACGAGGCCGCGGCCGACGGCGAGCGAACGGACGTCGTACCGACGCTGCTCGCCGGAATCGGCCTCGAGTCCCTCTTCGACGATCGGGAGACGGACCGCGGCGACTGCGATTGTGACCTCGAGTTCGACGGTCGCACGCTCGTCGTCGACGCATCAGCCTGCGACGGGACGCTCGCCGAGGCGCCGTCGTGCCGTCGGTCGGTCGTCGCCGCACTGGTCGAGCGCGACGCGGACGCGATCGTCGTTCGCTCGAACGGACTCCAGTACCGGTACGACGCGCAGGCGACGGCGTTGCTCGGCGCCGCCGGTCGGTTCGTCGAACTGCTGGGCTCTCGCGACGACGGACTGGCCCACGATGTCGCCCGGGATCCGCTCGGAGAAGCACCGACCCTCGAGACCCGCGTCGATCAGCTCGGCGACATCGCCCTCGAGTCCGGGTTGCTCGACGCCGTCTCAGGTGTTGATGAGTACACGGACGTATTCTCGCCGCGAATGGGCCTGGAGATCGCCTACTACTTCGTCGAGCGGACGATCGACGATACGGACGGGCCTCGACTCACCGACGTCAGGGAACTCGAAACCGGGAGTACGGCACGGATTTACGAACGCGCGGATCGACTGCCGCTGTACGCGCTCGAGGTCGTCGACCTCTCGCTGTCGCCGGCCGAACGCGAACTCCTCGTCGACGGCTACGAGGCGATCGCGGAGGGGTGGGTCGACGGCGACCGGGCGCCCTCCCGGGCCGTCGAACTCGTTTCAGACGGGGACGACCCGGTCGATCCGACGCTGACCGCGATTCTCGAGAAACACACGGACGGCTACGGTGTTCTCGAGGACCTGTTCGCCGATCCGGCGGTCACCGACGTCTACGCCACGTCCCCGGTGACGGCGAACCCGCTCCGAGTCGAGTGCGACGGCGTCGCGATGGAGACGAACGTCCACCTCACCGAGACCGGCGCGGAGGCGCTGGCCTCTCGCATCCGTCGGACCAGCGGTCGAGCGTTCTCCCGCGCGAAGCCGACGATCGACGCGACGGCCTCGCTGGCGAACGGTCGCGGGCTCCGCATCGCGGGCGTCACCGATCCGGTCGCCGACGGCACCGGCTTCGCGTTCCGCGAGCGGTCCGACGACCGGTTCACGCTGCCGGCGCTGGTCGCCAACGGGACCGTGCCGCCGGCCGTCGCGGGCTTTCTCTCGGTCGCGATCGAGCGCAACGCCGCGGCGCTGATCGCCGGCACCCGCGGCGCGGGGAAGACGACGCTGCTGGGCACGTTGCTCTACGAGGTGACGCCGGACACCCGAACGGTGCTCATCGAGGACACGCCCGAGTTACCGGTCGCCCCGCTACAGTCGGTCGGGCGGGACGTGCAGGCGCTGCGCACCGGGACCGGCGACGGGCCGGAGATTTCGCCCGCGGACGCGCTCCGGACGGCCCTGCGGCTCGGCGACGGGGCGCTGGTCGTCGGCGAGATCCGCGGCGAGGAAGCCGCGGTCCTCTACGAGGCGATGCGGGTCGGCGCGAACGCCAACGCGGTGCTGGGAACGATCCACGGCGACGGCGCGGCGGCGGTGTACGAGCGCGTCGTCTCCGATCTGGGCGTCGAGCCCTCGTCGTTCGCCGCGACCGATCTCGTCGTCACGGTCCAGTCGTACCGGACCGCCGACGGGCGCAGCCGCCGGGTCGCCCGCGTCGAGGAGGTGCTCGGCGACGGCGAGGACGTCCGGTTCGAACCGCTGTACGAACTCGAGGGCACGGAAGCAGTCGCGACCGGCCGAATCGACCGCGGCGAGAGCCGGTTCGTCAACGCGATCGCCGGCCCGACGGAAGCGTACGCCGACGTCAGGGCGGCGA
This portion of the Halopiger aswanensis genome encodes:
- a CDS encoding ABC transporter permease; translation: MLAIAIQLFIAAFSSFLVVGLVSLYDPGAVDGYQTEVAVTGDGADDLIEVAARQEGLSADQYDAASAQRAFDRGEVAAVLRTSRTDEGQLFVHVTAPEEGLETTLLVVQLRDALEDLERVERLANADAGRLSETPLSVPSAIQASPYVGFTYTVLLPLLCFLPVFISGSIVVDSLIEERDRGTLTLLRVAPLSLTEIVDAKVAATAALAPLQAVAWMVLLAVNGTTIATPTALVAMVAGLSLLVVGVGAIVALSAPDRRQAQLLYSISIVGALVVASLLPEHPANTVAKFAMGSATGTSWALLAGYCLAGIAAVVVLRRTVGALDTDSL
- a CDS encoding DUF7382 domain-containing protein — encoded protein: MASGRESPSPTVSISVGSRRSFADDDRAIEGLPIRLVIALIIGVVSLGIMLQILGGIDGFQTDTEVDVRFDDATIKEDDDDVSIYVVDEDGNEVTDAVVVAQAGTARMDGALSDDTGDNNEVEFDFDSEGDLSLAPDQSTGTIEFTVQPPADSNWEDAEPNNELLVVDD
- a CDS encoding ATP-binding protein, yielding MSFVIGRGSDAETVQAGRVGTYRALDGSDGADLYVDLDDPHAMLVVGKRGYGKSYTLGVVAEELARAAGVAPVIVDPMGVFATLADGSTGESVPVEVVAEPTVAADALDPRSWCALLGLSPESGSGSLVWQAAQESATLEGMREHVAATDAPGADKRAASNHISLAESWDAFDPDGLDAADLAGSAVTVVDVSGLEAAPMNAVCRAIAEALYRARITGTIDRLPWLLLDEAHAFFGGVAADALHTVLTRGRAPGVSLVLATQRPSSLSETAVSQSDVLIAHRLTAEADLEALEAAQPTYVHESLADRLPTEPGSVVVIDDATETIHAARIRRRDTPHGGGSPSAREVADQP
- a CDS encoding DUF7310 family coiled-coil domain-containing protein — encoded protein: MTDLDRLEQRLSAVERVVVDGDATLDELAEVASLAETVADLETRVEEHERRLADLEAAVRSLEGYVGNVESINDDVERQAASAVATVDRLERRVDRLEVELDDVRGGVLRDPTERETERTRSDADDGASGGSTGAWFEFDDESIAATGTAAETADSASLADATETGSGNRTDTETAQTPEETVTDIVAGADEPRSLEDAPSRSDRTAQVGDETDSDGAESGLLGSLRARFS
- a CDS encoding DUF7311 family protein, whose product is MIRYVVAVLLTLALLGLAGLAIDDAAGETTERELRTELAAVEAAAVELEATEELSPAGHPNPQRVVEFSVPTRSLTRAGVDHLEIEPVADDASVARYVLTDGTRGRMLLESRLVYRDPTAARTTEIGWRGTNDVRLVLQPDADGQPVVVVTLSDSR
- a CDS encoding type II/IV secretion system ATPase subunit translates to MPSNEAAADGERTDVVPTLLAGIGLESLFDDRETDRGDCDCDLEFDGRTLVVDASACDGTLAEAPSCRRSVVAALVERDADAIVVRSNGLQYRYDAQATALLGAAGRFVELLGSRDDGLAHDVARDPLGEAPTLETRVDQLGDIALESGLLDAVSGVDEYTDVFSPRMGLEIAYYFVERTIDDTDGPRLTDVRELETGSTARIYERADRLPLYALEVVDLSLSPAERELLVDGYEAIAEGWVDGDRAPSRAVELVSDGDDPVDPTLTAILEKHTDGYGVLEDLFADPAVTDVYATSPVTANPLRVECDGVAMETNVHLTETGAEALASRIRRTSGRAFSRAKPTIDATASLANGRGLRIAGVTDPVADGTGFAFRERSDDRFTLPALVANGTVPPAVAGFLSVAIERNAAALIAGTRGAGKTTLLGTLLYEVTPDTRTVLIEDTPELPVAPLQSVGRDVQALRTGTGDGPEISPADALRTALRLGDGALVVGEIRGEEAAVLYEAMRVGANANAVLGTIHGDGAAAVYERVVSDLGVEPSSFAATDLVVTVQSYRTADGRSRRVARVEEVLGDGEDVRFEPLYELEGTEAVATGRIDRGESRFVNAIAGPTEAYADVRAAIADRTDTMRALAEDGRVSPDDVAAAYADRG